AAGCTGGGGGGCGCGTCGTTTCTGCTTGCCCTGCTGATCATCTCCATCGGACTGGGGCCGCGGTTTCGTCTGGGCGCTCTCGACGACGGGCGGGCTATCGACCTGCGGCCGCAGGACGTCCTGCTGCCGGTGGCCGCGCTCGTGACGTACGCGTCCGCGGCGGGCACGGCCCTGCTGGACCGCCGGCAGGTGTGGTGGCGCTGGTTCGCGATCGCCTGCTACGCGGCCGTGGTCGTCACCGTCGTCCAGCTGCTGGTCGACGACCAGGTCAGCCCGCTGCGCAGGGTGGCGTTTCTCGGGCGGCACCTGCTGCTGTTCGCCGTCGCGGTGGTGGCGTGCGCCCTCTACCGCCGCAGCGGCGGCGACGCCGGGAAGCTCGCGCTGCGCCTGCTGGTCGGCGCGGTGGCCGCGAACGTGCTGTGGTTCGCGTACCAGGTCGTCACCGGACAGGCCACCGTGCTCATCGGCCGTGCCGCCGGCGACCAGGTCGACTCGTACGGCCCTCGGCTGATCGGCGAGCCGAGCTCGGCCGGCACCGGCACATTCTTCGCGTTCGCGGTGGCGCTCGCCCTGGCCGCGTACCGCGCCAAGCTCATGTCGGCCGCGACGGCGGTGGCGCTGTTCGTCCCGTCTGCGGTCTGCGCCTACCTGGCGGAGTCCAGAACCGCGCTGGTCAGCATCATCTGCCTGGTCGGCCTTTTCGTGGTGCAGTCGAGCCACGGCCGGCTGGCGCTGGCGCCGCGGGTCGCGCTGGTGGGCGCGGCCGGTTCCGTGGCCGCCTGGTACGTCGTCCACAACCACACCGAACGGCTCAGCGGCGGCGGCCTGTACCGCGGGGCCCGGGACCGCTTCCAGGAGGTGTGGACGCCGATTCTCGACCGGTCCGCCGACGATCCGGTGTTTTGGGTACTTGGCGTTGGACCGGGTGGTCTGCCGAGTCCCGCGCTGCCCATCACCGAGGCGCACAACATCCTCCTGCGCGCCTGGCTGGACTTCGGCCTTGTCGGCGGTGCGCTCTTCCTCGGCGCGCTGGCGATCGTCGCCGTGCACGCCTACCGCGTGTCGCGCGACCCCGGCGTCGAGCCGTACACCAAGCTCTGGGCCGAGCTCGCCACCCTCTACGCCCTGGTCGTGGCGATCACCGGCGTCGCGCTGGACTCGCTGACCACCGTCACGTCGACCCACCTCCTGATGCTCGCGATCGGCCTGTTCGCCGGCGCCCAGGCGGCATCGGCGACCGCTGCCGTGCCTGAGCTGGCCCGCTCGGCATGACCGCCGACACGGCTACCCCCAGCGCGGCCATCCGGGCGGTCTCCTGGAAGGCGCTGGCGGCCTACTCACTGTCGCGGGTCGTGCCGGTCGCGGTCATTTTCGCCGCCACGCCGGTGCTCATCGGGCTTATCGGGACCACGTCGTACGGGCTTTATACGACCATCACCGCGCTCGTACTCATCGCCGAATCGCTTGGGGTCGGCTGGCTGCGGCAGTCGGCGTTGCGGGGAGCCGGCGACCCGCGACAGGCGATGCACCTGCTCCCCAGGTGGTCGATCGCGTCGGCGGTCAACGGCCCTGCCGCACTGGTGGCCGTCCTTCTTGTGCTGGTGGGCGGCGCGCTGGGCGGGGCCGACGATCCGGTGGTGCTGGTGACGGCGACCGCGCTGTGCTGCGCCACCGGCTTCTACATGGTCCGCGTGACGCGCGTGCAGCGCGACCTGCAGACCGGCCGGGTCATAGCAATCGAGTGGGTGCGCGCGATCGTCGGCCTGCTGGCCAGCGTCGCGGTGCACGCCACGCTCCTCGACGGCGCCCCCGCCGCCCTCGCCGGGATGGCCATCGGAAACCTCGCCGGCGCACTCGCCGCGGGGCGGGGGACAGTGGCCACCTCCCGCGCCCGCACCGGTGCCCGCGCCAACGCGTTGCTGAGAGCCTACTGGAGCTACGGCTGGCCGATGTCGCTGTGGCTGGCCGCCTCGTACGGACTGTTGTACGTGGACCGCCTGCTGCTGAGCACGTGGCTGGGACCTGAGGCGGCGGGGCTGTACGGCGCCGTGGCCGACATCGTCATCCGCGGGTATCTGTTCATCGCCACGCCGATCAGCATGGCCGTGCATCCGCTCGTGATGGCCGCGTGGAACCGGGGGCGGCCGGACCAGGCGGTGCGGACGCTCGTCGCGTACCAGCGGATCTTGGCTCTTTCGATGCTCGCCGCCACCGTGGCGATGGTCGCGGTCGGGCCGTGGCTGATCCCCATCGTGGTCGGCGTGCCGGCGCCCTCGGTGGCGGTGCTCGTGTTTCTGGGCCTGGGGTCGGCGATCTGGCAGTACAGCCTGTTGACCCAGAAGCGGCTGGAGATGGCCGGGCGCAGCCGTACGGTGCTGTCGCTGATGGGCGCGGCCGCGCTCGTCACCACGGTGGTGGACATGGTGCTCATCCCCATGGTCGGACCGCTCGGCGCCGCGGTCGGCCTCGCCGCGGGCGCCGCGGCGTACCAGGCCGGATGCCTGCGCTTGGGCCGGAAGGCGGTCGGTGACTACCGCGGCGGTGCCGTCAACAGCTCGGTGTCGTGAGTGGACAGATAGTCGTCGAGGCGGTCGGTGCCGACCGCCTTCCAGAACGGCGGACCGAGTTTCGTGTCGAGGAAGACGACGCTGGCGTCGCCGACCATCCCGGTGCCC
This genomic stretch from Phytohabitans houttuyneae harbors:
- a CDS encoding O-antigen ligase family protein, translating into MKLGGASFLLALLIISIGLGPRFRLGALDDGRAIDLRPQDVLLPVAALVTYASAAGTALLDRRQVWWRWFAIACYAAVVVTVVQLLVDDQVSPLRRVAFLGRHLLLFAVAVVACALYRRSGGDAGKLALRLLVGAVAANVLWFAYQVVTGQATVLIGRAAGDQVDSYGPRLIGEPSSAGTGTFFAFAVALALAAYRAKLMSAATAVALFVPSAVCAYLAESRTALVSIICLVGLFVVQSSHGRLALAPRVALVGAAGSVAAWYVVHNHTERLSGGGLYRGARDRFQEVWTPILDRSADDPVFWVLGVGPGGLPSPALPITEAHNILLRAWLDFGLVGGALFLGALAIVAVHAYRVSRDPGVEPYTKLWAELATLYALVVAITGVALDSLTTVTSTHLLMLAIGLFAGAQAASATAAVPELARSA
- a CDS encoding lipopolysaccharide biosynthesis protein, which codes for MTADTATPSAAIRAVSWKALAAYSLSRVVPVAVIFAATPVLIGLIGTTSYGLYTTITALVLIAESLGVGWLRQSALRGAGDPRQAMHLLPRWSIASAVNGPAALVAVLLVLVGGALGGADDPVVLVTATALCCATGFYMVRVTRVQRDLQTGRVIAIEWVRAIVGLLASVAVHATLLDGAPAALAGMAIGNLAGALAAGRGTVATSRARTGARANALLRAYWSYGWPMSLWLAASYGLLYVDRLLLSTWLGPEAAGLYGAVADIVIRGYLFIATPISMAVHPLVMAAWNRGRPDQAVRTLVAYQRILALSMLAATVAMVAVGPWLIPIVVGVPAPSVAVLVFLGLGSAIWQYSLLTQKRLEMAGRSRTVLSLMGAAALVTTVVDMVLIPMVGPLGAAVGLAAGAAAYQAGCLRLGRKAVGDYRGGAVNSSVS